TTCGCTATAAAAATATATGATTTTTTACAATCCTTAACTATTAATTATTATGCTTAACAATGGTGGACTAAGGCTTTCTGTTTATTTTTATTTTACTGATTAAGTATATGCTTATATGACAAAATATTTCGTTATTTTAATAGTAATATGTTTGTGGTAGGGGGCATACTTGGGTTTGATTATGGTGCTAAACGTTGATTTATGGTAGTTTTTTAAGGTTGATGGCAAGATTAGCAAAAGATCAATAGTTGTTTTATTTTTCTCAGTTTATTAAGAAGTTTGTTGGTGTCCTAGGTTAAGAAAAATAGTTTCTAGGTTTTCTTTTTCACAATGGAAATTATGGAGGGGAATATCTGCTTTTATTAATTGTTTTAGAAGCTCGGAGGCATCTTCTAAGTTACCTGTAAAATGGGCAAGATAATGATTTTTTTGGGAAAGTTTTTCCCAATGTTCAATTAATGGGCAGTTTTTGAGTTGTTGTTCTAGTTTGTCGTATTCTCCGAGGGTAGAAATCAAGATTTGTTGTTTACTAAATTTTTGGTAGAGGTTATCTAGGGATGAGTTTTCCACTAGGCAACCTAATTCCATGATGCCGATGGAGGTGCATAGTTCGGCAAGGTCGCTTAGAACGTGGGATGATATTAAAATGGTCATCCCTGCTTGTTGTAGTAGTTTAATGGCTTGACGAAATTCTAGTCTAGCGATGGGATCTAATCCTGAGACGGGTTCATCGAGCAGGAGTATAATGGGTTGGTGGATGATGGTACGGGCAAGGCTGAGGCGTTGTTTCATGCCCCGAGAGAGGGTGGCAATGGGGCTATTTCTTTTGTTTTCGAGGTTAACGGTTTCTAATACTTCTTGTAGTCTTTGTTTACGCAGGGGTTTGGATAGTTTATATAGTCTGGCGAAATAATCGAGATAGTCGATAACATTAAGGTCATCGTAGAGGGGAAAATCGTCGGGAAGATAACCTAAGTATTGTTTTAGGTGGGGGTTGGTGTCATCTTGTAGGAGGCGATCGCCATTTAGATAGATTTCTCCTTTGGTGGGTTCTTCTGCGGTGGCTAACATCCTAATCAGGGTAGTTTTTCCTGCTCCGTTAGGGCCTATTAATCCATATACTTCCCCTTGTTTAATTTGTAAATCTACTTCGTTAACGGCGATGTTTCTTTCATAGATTTTAGTTAATCCGTAGGTGGCGATCGCAATTTGTTCTTGATTATCGTTAATTAGCATTGATCAAAAAGGGGAATGGGGAAGATACAATTATTATCTCCTAACTTTTGCCCTAATTGTCCATTGTCAATTGTCCATTGTCAATTATCAATTGATCCAATTCCTGCCAAATGGTTTGTAAGAGGCGATCGCACCCTGCCCCTGTCACAGCGGAAATTAAGAAAATTTGATCATCGGTAACAGCCCGAAACTGCTCTATCAAATACTGCTGGGTTTCCTCATCAATGGAATCAATCTTATTAAGAGCCAAAATTTGTACCCGCTCAGGCAACCCACGACCATAGGCTTTCAATTCCTCTTGGATAATTTTATAATCCTCCAAAGGATCTTGAGCATTAACATCCACTAAATGTAATAGTAACCTGGTGCGCTCGATGTGTCGTAAAAAATCATGACCTAAACCAACCCCCGCCGAAGCCCCCTCAATTAACCCAGGAATATCCGCAAATACCGTGCCATCCCCCGTTGGCTTTTTCACCACCCCCAAATTAGGCACAAGGGTAGTAAAAGGATAATCAGCAACCTTCGGTTTAGCAGAAGACACCGCCGAAATAAAAGTTGATTTCCCCGCATTGGGTAAGCCAATAATACCTACTTCCGCCAATAACTTTAACTCTAAACGAACTTGTTTAACTTCCCCCTCTAAACCAGGTAAAGCATACTCAGGCGCTCGATTACTATTACTCAAAAAATGTTGATTTCCTAAACCCCCTTTTCCCCCCTTTGCCACCACAAAAGTTTGATTCTCTTTCACCAAATCATAAATTAATTGCCCCGTTTCCATGTCATAAACCATCGTGCCACAGGGTACTTCTAAAATGCGATCTTTTCCCCCTGCCCCCGTACGGTTATTTGGCCCCCCTCTCTTTCCATCTTCGGCCTTAAACTGACGGGCATAACGAAAATCTAAGAGGGTTTGTAAATTCGTCACTGCTTTTAAAATCACTGAGCCTCCTTTTCCTCCATTACCCCCAGAAGGCCCCCCCGCAGGGACATATTTTTCTCGACGGAAGGCTACTAAACCATCTCCGCCTTTTCCTGCTATTACTTCTATTTCTACTTGATCTATGAATTGCATCGATTTTGTTTTAATGGATAACGAATATGGACATTCTCTTGGGGTGATTAATAATAGCCTTATCAATCAATGATGGACAAATTTTAACTAATTTTCCGTTTTTCTTAAGGGGCGTTAGGAAGCAAATTTCCGCCATGGAAATTAGGACTACTATATATTTTTTATTTTAGTCACCTTGTAGAGTCATAGTTATTTTACCTTATTTTGAGATAATTTGGATTTATTTAGATAGTTAAAAAAACTAAATAATTTACTTTTTTTTGCTAAGATTTGTTGTAGGATAACCTACAATAATTTTCTTTAAAGAAGGACTTTATCTTTTTGGTGGTTAAAAAAATCCTTATGGGTACATTAATTTAAGCCATCAAAAGACATTTTGAAATAATATTTTTATATTGATAATTTTATGACAGAGCATATTTTGTTAGTGGATGATGAACCTGGTATCAGGGAATCTTTACAAGCATATTTAGGGGATAATGAACATTGGCAAGTTGATGTTGCTAGTAATGCTCAGGAGGCATGGGGAATGTTACAAGATCATGTTCCTGATATTATTATTTCTGAT
This is a stretch of genomic DNA from Cyanobacterium stanieri LEGE 03274. It encodes these proteins:
- a CDS encoding ABC transporter ATP-binding protein → MLINDNQEQIAIATYGLTKIYERNIAVNEVDLQIKQGEVYGLIGPNGAGKTTLIRMLATAEEPTKGEIYLNGDRLLQDDTNPHLKQYLGYLPDDFPLYDDLNVIDYLDYFARLYKLSKPLRKQRLQEVLETVNLENKRNSPIATLSRGMKQRLSLARTIIHQPIILLLDEPVSGLDPIARLEFRQAIKLLQQAGMTILISSHVLSDLAELCTSIGIMELGCLVENSSLDNLYQKFSKQQILISTLGEYDKLEQQLKNCPLIEHWEKLSQKNHYLAHFTGNLEDASELLKQLIKADIPLHNFHCEKENLETIFLNLGHQQTS
- the obgE gene encoding GTPase ObgE, whose product is MQFIDQVEIEVIAGKGGDGLVAFRREKYVPAGGPSGGNGGKGGSVILKAVTNLQTLLDFRYARQFKAEDGKRGGPNNRTGAGGKDRILEVPCGTMVYDMETGQLIYDLVKENQTFVVAKGGKGGLGNQHFLSNSNRAPEYALPGLEGEVKQVRLELKLLAEVGIIGLPNAGKSTFISAVSSAKPKVADYPFTTLVPNLGVVKKPTGDGTVFADIPGLIEGASAGVGLGHDFLRHIERTRLLLHLVDVNAQDPLEDYKIIQEELKAYGRGLPERVQILALNKIDSIDEETQQYLIEQFRAVTDDQIFLISAVTGAGCDRLLQTIWQELDQLIIDNGQLTMDN